A genomic stretch from Mycobacterium paraterrae includes:
- a CDS encoding mannitol dehydrogenase family protein: MRAQGIEIPTYDRSTLQRGVVHIGAGNFHRAHQAVYFDDLACKGVSNSWGVTGVSLRSRDVKDVLSAQDGLYTVVERGHDGETARVVGSIGSVHYAPNDGAAVRAALADPRTRVVSLTITGNGYFLDPATREFDTTHPDVRADLTSSGPYVTAWGYLAEALALRRRAGTAPFTVLCCDNIADNTQAARTALVSFAALKDPHLARWIDTHVAFPSTMVDRITPQTSEDEVEFVRKAFGIADKWPVLTEPHSQWVIEDNFCDGRPPLEEVGAQFVTDVRDHKLIKTRMLNGTHIAMSCLAMLAGYRRTDEAMRNKALYAFTEQLLRDEIQPLLPPVPGMNTAEYRHSLLVRLSNPQMPDQLSRLARRGSEKIASFLLPSLREAIEQHRPHTLLMVALAGWIRYLRGYDCAGRVINVDDPEKDLLTKLATMGGNNPEPVLRHEVFAELRTIPGFTHRLHAMISDIDELGVVPTLHRALRDEARELVS, from the coding sequence GCGCCGGAAATTTTCATCGCGCGCATCAAGCCGTCTACTTCGACGACCTCGCGTGCAAGGGTGTTTCGAACAGTTGGGGAGTCACCGGGGTCAGTTTGCGCTCCCGCGACGTCAAGGACGTGTTGTCGGCGCAAGACGGGCTCTATACAGTCGTCGAGCGCGGCCACGACGGCGAGACGGCCCGGGTGGTCGGGTCGATCGGCTCGGTGCACTACGCGCCCAACGACGGTGCCGCTGTACGCGCCGCGCTCGCCGATCCCCGCACCCGAGTAGTCAGCCTGACCATCACCGGCAACGGCTACTTTCTCGATCCGGCGACCCGGGAGTTCGACACCACCCATCCCGACGTGCGGGCCGACCTGACCAGCTCGGGTCCCTATGTCACCGCGTGGGGCTATCTGGCCGAGGCACTGGCGCTGCGCCGGCGCGCCGGCACCGCGCCCTTCACTGTGCTTTGCTGCGACAACATTGCCGACAACACCCAGGCGGCGCGCACGGCGCTGGTCTCGTTCGCCGCGCTCAAAGATCCCCACCTGGCCCGTTGGATCGACACCCATGTCGCGTTCCCTTCGACCATGGTCGACCGGATCACCCCGCAGACCTCCGAAGACGAGGTCGAGTTCGTCCGCAAGGCCTTCGGCATCGCCGACAAGTGGCCGGTTCTCACCGAACCGCACAGCCAATGGGTGATCGAGGACAATTTCTGCGACGGTCGTCCCCCGCTGGAGGAGGTCGGTGCTCAATTCGTCACCGACGTCAGGGACCACAAGTTGATCAAGACCCGGATGCTGAACGGCACGCACATCGCGATGTCGTGCCTGGCGATGCTGGCCGGGTACCGGCGAACCGACGAGGCGATGCGTAATAAGGCCCTCTACGCGTTTACCGAGCAGTTACTCCGCGACGAGATCCAACCGTTGCTGCCGCCGGTACCCGGAATGAACACCGCCGAGTACCGGCACTCGCTGCTCGTGCGGCTCAGCAACCCGCAAATGCCCGACCAGCTGTCGCGGCTGGCCCGGCGGGGTTCGGAGAAGATCGCGTCGTTCCTGCTGCCATCGCTGCGCGAGGCGATCGAGCAGCACCGTCCGCACACTCTGCTGATGGTGGCCCTCGCCGGGTGGATCCGCTATCTGCGGGGCTACGACTGCGCGGGACGCGTGATCAATGTCGACGACCCGGAGAAGGATCTGCTGACCAAGCTCGCGACGATGGGTGGCAACAATCCCGAGCCTGTGCTGCGTCATGAGGTCTTCGCCGAACTTCGGACGATTCCTGGATTTACCCACCGCCTGCACGCGATGATCAGTGACATCGACGAGTTGGGTGTCGTTCCCACGCTGCACCGGGCGTTGCGGGACGAGGCGCGGGAGTTGGTGTCGTAG
- a CDS encoding carbohydrate kinase family protein: MSRGLVIGEALIDIVQDGRRVVGEHVGGSPLNVAVGLARLGRDVDFLTHIGDDAYGRRIAEYVKASGAQLVSGSNTADRTTTARATVAADGSASYEFDLDWQLSATPPVVPPLVVHTGSIAAVHDPGALAVAALVDTYRVSATVSFDPNVRPSLIVDRDLARGRIEHLVERSDIVKVSEEDLCWLDPKRKPEDIAQAWQSTGPAIVAVTMADQGAQAVCAAGMVRVPARSAQVVDTVGAGDSFMVGLLDALWEQGLLGADRRPALGGVDLETLTEALEAGSAAAAVTVGRAGADLPDREALAAAAQQR, translated from the coding sequence GTGAGCCGCGGGCTGGTGATCGGCGAAGCGCTGATCGACATCGTCCAGGATGGCCGTCGGGTTGTCGGCGAGCACGTCGGTGGGAGTCCACTCAACGTGGCGGTCGGTTTGGCGCGGCTGGGCCGTGACGTCGATTTCCTCACCCACATCGGCGACGACGCCTACGGCCGTCGCATCGCGGAGTATGTCAAAGCCTCTGGGGCGCAGCTGGTTTCGGGTAGCAACACCGCGGACCGAACGACGACGGCACGCGCAACGGTGGCCGCCGACGGCTCAGCAAGCTACGAATTCGACCTGGACTGGCAACTATCCGCGACGCCACCGGTGGTGCCGCCGCTCGTCGTGCACACCGGATCGATTGCCGCAGTGCACGACCCGGGTGCTCTGGCCGTTGCGGCGCTCGTCGACACCTACCGGGTATCGGCGACCGTCAGCTTCGATCCGAACGTGCGGCCGTCGCTGATCGTCGACCGTGACCTGGCCCGCGGGCGCATCGAGCATCTCGTCGAGCGCAGCGACATCGTCAAGGTCAGCGAGGAAGACCTGTGCTGGCTGGATCCGAAGCGTAAGCCGGAAGACATCGCCCAGGCCTGGCAGTCGACGGGTCCCGCAATCGTCGCGGTGACGATGGCGGATCAGGGTGCCCAGGCCGTCTGCGCGGCCGGGATGGTGCGCGTGCCGGCGCGTTCGGCGCAGGTCGTCGACACCGTCGGAGCCGGCGACTCGTTCATGGTCGGCCTGCTCGACGCGCTGTGGGAGCAAGGCCTGCTGGGCGCCGATCGACGACCGGCGCTCGGCGGCGTGGATCTCGAGACGCTGACCGAGGCGCTGGAGGCCGGCAGCGCGGCGGCCGCGGTGACCGTCGGCCGCGCCGGGGCTGACCTGCCAGATCGGGAAGCATTGGCCGCCGCGGCGCAGCAGCGATAG
- a CDS encoding HAD family hydrolase, which produces MSRPLEFVRPFDPSSITTLLLDADDNLFPSESPAFDASAVVTTQFLARFGVDSPLSGDQLRKKAVGKNFRSTATDLAVLSGIPFDKTLADGKPEARVASDSELADGHALTAAELETWVRREREQVTAHLAVTLTPDPEVLEPLQDLSTRFAMAAVSSSALARLKASFTAAGLDDLIPEAVRFSAEDSLPVPTSKPDPAVYLEAGRVLEVDGPHGLAVEDSVPGVKSAVAAGYHAIGNVMFVPADERQSRIRELIDAGAIAVTDSWRALADALIVTAVTSGGSALT; this is translated from the coding sequence ATGAGCCGGCCCCTCGAATTCGTGCGCCCCTTCGACCCGTCGAGCATCACCACGCTGCTCCTCGATGCCGACGACAACCTCTTTCCCTCCGAGTCCCCGGCATTCGACGCCTCCGCAGTGGTGACCACGCAGTTTCTGGCCAGGTTCGGCGTCGACTCGCCGCTCAGCGGCGACCAGCTGCGAAAGAAGGCTGTGGGTAAGAACTTCCGCAGCACCGCAACCGATCTGGCGGTGCTGAGTGGGATTCCTTTCGACAAAACGCTCGCCGACGGCAAACCCGAGGCGCGGGTGGCTTCCGACAGTGAACTCGCCGACGGTCACGCGCTCACCGCCGCCGAACTCGAAACTTGGGTTCGCCGAGAGCGTGAGCAGGTGACCGCTCACCTGGCAGTGACACTCACCCCCGACCCGGAAGTGCTTGAACCACTTCAAGATCTATCGACGCGCTTCGCCATGGCCGCGGTCAGCTCGAGCGCCCTCGCCCGGCTGAAAGCGTCCTTCACCGCCGCCGGACTCGACGACCTCATACCCGAGGCGGTGCGATTCAGCGCGGAAGACTCGCTGCCGGTACCGACCAGCAAGCCCGACCCCGCGGTATACCTCGAAGCCGGCCGGGTGCTGGAAGTCGACGGGCCGCACGGATTGGCCGTAGAGGACTCGGTCCCCGGTGTGAAGTCCGCTGTGGCCGCCGGCTATCACGCCATCGGTAACGTCATGTTCGTGCCCGCCGACGAACGTCAGAGCCGCATCAGGGAATTGATCGACGCCGGTGCTATCGCCGTCACGGACTCGTGGCGAGCACTCGCCGATGCGTTGATCGTGACAGCTGTGACGAGCGGGGGGTCCGCACTCACGTAG
- a CDS encoding mannitol dehydrogenase family protein yields the protein MADAVTLNNSALKDLPIDAPRYDRGDVSVGIAHIGAGHFHRAHQAAYINLLLQQGLAKDWGICGIGVMPADWTMRDVLTGQDGLYTLILEHPDGTRGAQVIGSIIDYRYAPDDPESALEMLAAPTTRIISLTITEGGYRDPDGPAFALITEALARRRARGIPAPTIVSCDNIEGNGDVARRTVLAGAERVDPELAEWIGAHAEFPNSMVDRITPATTLEMAAEVRRDFGVDDRWPVVAEPFSAWVIEDTFADGRPPLEKAGVLVVDDVRPYELMKLRMLNAGHQCLCYFAHLCGFEFVHDAAQDPLFAKYLRAYFDNEAIPTLPPVPGIDLHEFGSTLVDRFANPAVRDTVARICAYSSDRIPKFLFPVICDNLANDGPVAMASAAVASWARYAEGVDEWGEPYEVLDRLADALVPIARSQHQNPNAFIEITAVFADLAHQHRFVEAYRWALDSLHTKGARATLEALLQ from the coding sequence GTGGCTGACGCAGTGACCCTGAATAATTCAGCGCTCAAGGATTTACCGATCGACGCTCCAAGGTACGACCGCGGCGATGTCAGCGTCGGCATCGCTCACATCGGTGCCGGGCACTTCCACCGCGCGCATCAAGCCGCGTACATCAACCTGTTGCTGCAGCAAGGCCTGGCCAAGGACTGGGGTATCTGCGGCATCGGCGTGATGCCCGCCGACTGGACCATGCGCGACGTATTGACTGGCCAGGACGGCCTTTACACGCTGATCTTGGAGCACCCCGACGGCACGCGGGGCGCTCAGGTGATCGGTTCGATCATCGACTACCGCTATGCCCCCGATGATCCGGAATCCGCCCTGGAGATGCTGGCCGCGCCGACGACACGCATCATCTCGCTGACCATCACCGAGGGCGGATACCGCGATCCGGACGGTCCCGCGTTTGCATTGATCACCGAGGCTCTGGCCAGGCGCCGCGCGCGCGGCATTCCCGCGCCGACCATCGTGTCCTGCGACAACATCGAGGGCAACGGTGACGTTGCCAGACGGACCGTGCTGGCCGGCGCCGAACGGGTCGATCCCGAACTTGCCGAGTGGATCGGCGCCCACGCCGAGTTCCCGAACTCGATGGTCGACCGCATCACTCCGGCAACGACTTTGGAGATGGCCGCCGAAGTGCGACGGGACTTCGGCGTCGACGACCGCTGGCCGGTGGTGGCCGAGCCGTTCAGCGCATGGGTGATCGAAGATACGTTCGCCGATGGTCGACCGCCGCTGGAGAAGGCGGGCGTCCTGGTGGTCGACGACGTGCGGCCGTACGAGTTGATGAAGCTGCGCATGCTCAATGCCGGACACCAGTGCCTGTGCTACTTCGCCCACCTGTGCGGCTTCGAGTTCGTTCACGACGCGGCCCAGGATCCGTTGTTTGCCAAGTATTTACGGGCTTACTTCGACAACGAGGCGATTCCGACCCTGCCGCCGGTGCCCGGCATCGATTTGCACGAGTTCGGCAGCACGCTGGTCGACCGGTTCGCCAACCCCGCGGTGCGTGACACCGTCGCGCGGATCTGCGCCTATTCATCCGACCGCATCCCGAAATTCCTGTTCCCGGTCATCTGCGACAACCTGGCCAACGACGGTCCGGTGGCGATGGCCTCTGCGGCGGTGGCCAGTTGGGCGCGCTACGCCGAAGGCGTCGACGAGTGGGGCGAGCCCTACGAGGTGCTCGATCGACTGGCCGACGCGCTGGTGCCGATCGCGCGGTCGCAGCATCAGAACCCGAACGCGTTTATCGAGATCACAGCTGTCTTCGCGGACCTAGCTCATCAGCACCGATTCGTCGAGGCGTACCGCTGGGCGCTGGACTCGTTGCACACCAAAGGTGCTCGCGCGACCTTGGAGGCGTTGCTGCAGTGA